The Brassica napus cultivar Da-Ae chromosome C7, Da-Ae, whole genome shotgun sequence genomic interval GGCCAAAAGAGCTTAGCGCTAGGCTGATTGGTAAGCTAGTTTTGATCTCCTTTGCAGGGTAAGTATCATCCTCCATTagttttttgtcataaaaagtataaaactatgttaaaattttgtatttgttttgaaATAAACAGGGTTACTCTGTTCCAGTCTCTGTTTCTGGAAGGAATCAGGTTGACGTCACCAGCAATGGCCACAGCGATGCCTAATCTCGCTCCTGGTCTCATTTTCTTTATTGCTTGGATCGTTAGGTGAGATCAATTTTGAACAACGTCGGTCCCGTGCTCCAACATTCACTAAATTGTCTATGTTCTGCTCTCTTGGACAGGTTGGAGAAGATGAATATGAAATGCGTGTACAGCAAACTGAAGATCTTAGGGACATTGTTGTGCGTGTTCGGCGCTTTGACAATGAGCTTAATGCACAGCGCTTCGATCATTCAAGATGAAAAAGATAATGCTTCAATATTCGTGTTTGATCGAGACAGAGTCGTGGGATGTATCTACCTTCTCGGAGCTGTCTTTGTCTTATCCACCAACGTCGTCCTTCAAGTAAGTAAACCGGTTCTTCATAACCGGGTCGGTTTAGTTTCTAGTGTTGGTCTAAAACTCGGTTATATTTACAGGCTTCGACGTTGGCTGAGTTTCCAGCACCGATTTCGTTAAGTGCGATAACGGCATTGATCGGAGTGTTGATAACAATGCTGGTACAGTTATTACAAAACCAGAGCGGGAAAGTACTTACTAGATCACTCATTAGTATTGGTAACCTCGTCGGTTTTTCTCTTCTGGTGAGCTTAAATAAATGTTTCAtaaattaacataaataatGAATGGTTTTATGGTTATAACATATAGTATTTGAAATTGGTAGGGAGGGATGGTGAGTGGAGCATGTGTTAGCTTTAATGGATGGGCGATGAAGAAACGTGGACCGGTTATGGTTTCAATGTTTAGTCCTTTCGCTACGGTTATCTCAGTTGGTTTCTCTGTTTTGACATTAGGAGAGTCCATTTGCCTTGGAAggtaaaatttgatatatgaTCATATAGTAAttcatgtttgtttgtttttaatgaatGATTAACAAAAATGCAGTGTGGGAGGAATGGCGTTGATGTTTATGGGACTGTACCTCGTGTTATGGGCTAAAGGCAAagaaggattctcacaaattgAGAGTTTTGAGTGTGAATTCGACGCTAAGAAGCCTCTTTTGtcttgacaattttttttttttctttttcttctttcccaCAGATCAATCTGTATACAAAAATTGTCAGATATTGAATATATTGAGGGTTGTAGGCTCTATATTTGTAGTCAAGATTTTACACAGTcctgtttcatatttttatgcTGCAGTGCATAAACGTTACAAAAAACGAAAATAATCTTATAGAAACTGATGGGGTCATGATACACTAAAAATAAATCCTAATCTACTGTCAAGCTAACAATGGTTATTGTAATACTTTAGATTCAAATCTAGAGAACCAGTTTATACTTTATCTTATTGgatcaatacttagctaaaacaatatggagGTTTTAAAACCAGTGAATTGTAACAAGCAAGTAACATGTTTGATTTGGggttttcagttgattaaaagAGCTAAGCCTAAGGTGAATAATTGAAAATCAATGAGCATGAGCCAAACATCTATTTGCATCAAGTCTTAAACTCGAACAATAAAGCAAGATCGATCCACTTTCGTGGCATCTATCCTTTTATCATGCATTCCTAACATCTAAACTGTCGTTTGAATCGGAGAAAGATGATAAACATTAAGACCAGATTCGATAAATTCACAATTTgccctaacatctactttcgctgattagggacaAAATTGCACATTCATGATATTTTAACCAATCTGAAACACTTTTGATGATCAGATTAAACCTAATTTCAAATACTAAATGTAATCATGAATGAAGACAGTCAAAACAGCAATCCAtatttgtgtttagttcatgAATCTATGACCTCCTAACACCCTATACTAAGCAAATCGACTAATCAACCATCTCACAAGAGACCAAAGACATGACTCTGAATAATACtacctataaaataaaatagaaacaagAGGGTTCATGATAATTTTCTCTAGGCGAGAGAGATAGAGCTTTCTCCCTAACAAGTAGCAAATCGCGATGTAGAACTTTAGGATCTGGTTTCTTCTCCCAAAAACAGCGtagtaaaacaaagaaaaaaaaagaaaaagaagatatatcaaGATCGTTGGATCCAATGCAACTcaagacctgtaatgactcaaaAATGACTAAAAGAACTCGATAAAGACTCAAAAGCACTTTGGAAAACATTGTTAGAATGCGTCGAAAATACTATATATCAGGTCAATGGGTGACTACGTTACCAAAAATAAACCATGTTGGGTTCATCGTCTGCTCATTCATAATCATCTCTACACCATAATTAATCGTTGTAGATAATGCTCATGATTATAGTCATACAATACATATACAAGGGTAGTTTCAGAAAAGGGAaggcaaaaaataataatcaaaagctTTCTCTCTATCTCATTTCACCAAATGCCATGACGAAGAAAACCAAATACACAAGAACATCATTATGGGTAGTTATACCCCACCAATCTCACAGGATTCGAATCAATTCTGAGCTCGTAGATGTATGGGTGTGCGTGCAAGGTAAATAGCCCACTTTGAGACATTTGTCCATGGTTGTGAGTCTGATAGATTTTTCAGAAAAGCTGCTGCATGCATTGAAATCAGATGTTGCCTTGTTAAGTAGATAATAAAGTGCTTTATAGGTGGTAATTTTACTTTCTTTTGGGCAGATACGTTGACACTTTTAATCAAGGCCGTTGAAACTCACAGACCATGTATCAGTGACCTCCTGCACAATCTGCTAAACCAACAATCCCTGCAAACACAAAGTTCTTCATCCCAGCAGCACATGCATCGTCTTCAAACGACCAGGTAACGGAAATGGCTGCTGCTGAAACCAGACAAGCGGAATACTTAGCAGAAGAAGTAGCCACCTCTACGGAGGCTTCACCACCACCATCTCCAATATACAAAGATTTCCAAGTCTAGATAACATCAAAAGAAGTGGGTCAGGAATAAAAGTGACCTTCCTCCTGTCAAATTCCACAAGGACGGCCTCATGGAGCGGAAGCTTCAACAGCTCGTTTACATCACCAACGGGTCCATCACCATTCAAACTAATTAAGCCCACTTAAAAGTAGCAGCAGCAACAGCTTAGGAGAGGAGCTTCAGGGAGTAGAGTTGTCAGCTGAAATATGTAGTATGAAAAAGTTTTGCTCATTGTGACAGTTAGACCCAATCAAATGTTAATCCATGAGTTTACCCAATACATGTAAAAAGACTCGCTTCAGTCAAATGATAGGGGCAAATCTGTactgtattatttttttaaacttataaacaaaaacatcgTGTGTCCGAAATAGTGGTTGGTTCTACGCGCGCTTTGGACCGGTAATGCGGAGATATGCGTTGTGTTGGCCACGCACGTGCCTATTcatctgatttttgttttatacgGGCTGGTGGCCATTAATCATTGGGCCGATAATTCGGGTTtagtaaatattattaaaaaaaaaaattaattaattattttacttgTCCGATCGAGCTATAATAACTGATCAACGGATGAAACGGTTGGTTAAGGGAGAAATCCAACCGTTGGATTCAGCAGATCtgtgggaagaagaagaagaaacaaacgcCCAAGAGTTTCCTCGTCTAACGTAAAAACCAGAAATCAAAAAATGAGGTAGGAGAGATGGATGACATGTGGATCATAAGCATTTCGTCGAGCACGTTGCGAGCATCTCCCCAGCCGATTTGATTCTCTTGTGGGAATCTCAACACGAAGATTAGAATCAAagacaaaacataatatattttgattgatgaaGCTGTCGGCACAAAGAACCGTAGCCAATGTTTCTCCCCGTCGCTGAGTAGATACGAGATGTCGGGTAATCTGTAAGTTTCTTTAGATACACAGATCTTAGCATTTGAACGATCGATCCCGTATAGTTAGACAGATTTCAAATCGTATCAGAGATGTGTTTCGTGGGATAATGACATTCGAAGATTGAGAAAGAAGGAGCTGCTTTAGATCAAACGAGTAGGTTCTGTTCCGATCTTGATCTCGTTTTTTCAATTGATGGCTTCGGCTTCTCAATACATGATGGAGGATCAAACGGACGACGAGGATTTCTTCGACAAACTTGTTGATGATTCCTATTCTCCCAGCCAAGCTCAGGCTCAGGCTCAGGCTTCATCTTCTGCTAAGCAGCTGACATTCGACGACGGTAGTGACTCAGATGACGTCAGAGCTTTTTCGAATCTCTCTGTTGCTAACGGTTCTGTGGGTGATGGAGATGGAACATTGAAGGAAGCAGACCCGGGGAACGATGTTGCAAAGGAAGGCTCAAGTAAAGAAGAGCCTTCATCGGAAGAAGATGTCGTCCACAGTGATGCAAATAAGTTAAGTGATGATGTGGTGAGATCGGAGGTGGATGATGTGCCACTGTCTGAAACAGCTAAAGAAAGCAAGGTAGTTAATGAGCCCGGGACTCATGGGGTTAAGGAGATTGATTGGGGTGCGTTTGCTGCAGATTCTTCAGTAAATGACGGTCGTGGGTTTGGTTCTTACTCTGATTTCTTCACTGAGTTTGACGGACAGTTACAAGGAAAGGCGGAGGTTGATGTGGTCGCTGGAGGAAACTTAGCAGCATCTAACGATACGAACAACACAAGCGTTGTTGCCTCGGCAGGTTTCGAGCAACATCAGGGTGAAATGCTTCAGGATTCTACAAGTGGGCAGTACGTGGATAATAGTCAATCTTGGGAAAATATGTATCCTGGATGGAAATATGATGCAAATACTGGCCAATGGTATCAAGTTGATGCAAGCATTAATTCACAGGGGAGCTACGGAAACTCAGCAAATAACTGGGAAGCCGTTGCTTCTACTGATGACTCAACATCTGCAGTGGCTGGTACAGCTTGGAACCAGGTTTCACAAGTGGTCAATGGATATCCAGAACACATGGTCTTTGACGCGCAGTATCCAGGGTGGTACTATGACACAATCGCTCAAGAATGGCGTTCCCTGGACAGCTACAACCAGGCTTCTCAAACAGCTGGAGCTGGTCAAGCTCTTGATCAGCAAGTTCAGAATGGTCATTCTCTTACAGCCATGTATCACAGTAATACTGAGAATAGCATGTATAATGTGAATGATACAAAACAAACATTCAAAGGCCAAGAATTTGGTATACAGAGCCAACAAGGAAGCTGGGACCAATCTTACTATGCCAACAATCAGCAGGCTACGAAAGCATGGCAATCAGAAAATGGAGGTCAGGCTGAGGCGGCTGCCTCGTTACCAAACTTCGGAGGAAACCAGCAAGTAAATAATTTGTACAGGACAGGATCTGTGGCTGAACAGTTTAAGCCAAATGAGATTGGAGTTCAAGGCTTCATCCCTCAGCATATGAATGTGGCTAGTGTCACGCAAAATGGACCACTGAGTTTCTCAAACGATTTCTATAATGGACAGCAGCAATACGTAGATGACGTTCAGTCATTTCAGAGCAATCAGCTTTTCTCTCCAAGTGCAGGAAGATCACCTGATGGGCGTCCACCACATGCACTTGTCAATTTTGGATTTGGAGGAAAGCTCATTGTTGTGAAGGATGATAATGGCTCACTCCAGAATTCATCGTTTGGGAGTCAGGTTAGtccttttcatttttcattttacacTCTTGGAAGTTTATGCAaactatatttttcaatattagtaataaatacATTCGTGAGTTATAAAATCATCAAGTGAATTGCAAACCTGTTTGTACTGCTAACCTTTTGTTATCTTACTCAGAAAGGAACTGGTGGAAGCTATATCTCTCTCTTAAACTTGGCAGAAGTTATTAGTGGGAGTGCCTCTTATTCAAGTGCTGGGGACAACTCGTTGAGTTACTTCAGTTGTCTGAATCAACAATCTCTTCCAGGTCCCTTGGTTGGAGGGAATGTTGGAAATAAAGACTTGCATAAGTGGCTTGATGAGAGAATTATGAATTGTGAATCTTCCGATATGGACTTTTCAAGAGGGAAGCTTTTGAAGATGCTTCTTTCTTTGCTCAGAATATCTTGTCAGTATTATGGGAAACTCCGGTCTCCTTTTGGAACTGATACAACGCAGAAGGTAAGCAGttaaggatatatattctcaatTTGCTTTTTGCTTCTTAAGTTAACATTTATGTGTATTATAATTTTCTCATCCTTGTATCTACGCTGCAAATAGGAAACGGATTCTGCCGAGGCAGCAGTCGCTAAACTTTTTGCATTTGCCAAGAAAGATGCCGTGCAAAATGGTTATGCTCCTTTTAGCCAGTGCTTGCAGCAATTACCACCTGAATCACAACTCCAAGTGAGTATTCGACATCATATCACATTTTCAAGGCAAAAAAGTTCTAAAATTTACAACGGTAATGTTTTTACATATTAACTCATTTGGGAGAATTTGCCAGGCAACTGCTTCAGAGGTGCAGAATCTTCTGGCTTCTGGTAGGAAAATGGAAGCTCTCCAATGT includes:
- the LOC106409639 gene encoding WAT1-related protein At5g47470 — protein: MKKEMIEEVVIVGGLVMVQFVYAGNSLLMSYLMSLGLGPFTIVIFSTFATFLILSPFAILFERKQWPKELSARLIGKLVLISFAGVTLFQSLFLEGIRLTSPAMATAMPNLAPGLIFFIAWIVRLEKMNMKCVYSKLKILGTLLCVFGALTMSLMHSASIIQDEKDNASIFVFDRDRVVGCIYLLGAVFVLSTNVVLQASTLAEFPAPISLSAITALIGVLITMLVQLLQNQSGKVLTRSLISIGNLVGFSLLGGMVSGACVSFNGWAMKKRGPVMVSMFSPFATVISVGFSVLTLGESICLGSVGGMALMFMGLYLVLWAKGKEGFSQIESFECEFDAKKPLLS
- the LOC106410692 gene encoding protein transport protein SEC16B homolog codes for the protein MASASQYMMEDQTDDEDFFDKLVDDSYSPSQAQAQAQASSSAKQLTFDDGSDSDDVRAFSNLSVANGSVGDGDGTLKEADPGNDVAKEGSSKEEPSSEEDVVHSDANKLSDDVVRSEVDDVPLSETAKESKVVNEPGTHGVKEIDWGAFAADSSVNDGRGFGSYSDFFTEFDGQLQGKAEVDVVAGGNLAASNDTNNTSVVASAGFEQHQGEMLQDSTSGQYVDNSQSWENMYPGWKYDANTGQWYQVDASINSQGSYGNSANNWEAVASTDDSTSAVAGTAWNQVSQVVNGYPEHMVFDAQYPGWYYDTIAQEWRSLDSYNQASQTAGAGQALDQQVQNGHSLTAMYHSNTENSMYNVNDTKQTFKGQEFGIQSQQGSWDQSYYANNQQATKAWQSENGGQAEAAASLPNFGGNQQVNNLYRTGSVAEQFKPNEIGVQGFIPQHMNVASVTQNGPLSFSNDFYNGQQQYVDDVQSFQSNQLFSPSAGRSPDGRPPHALVNFGFGGKLIVVKDDNGSLQNSSFGSQKGTGGSYISLLNLAEVISGSASYSSAGDNSLSYFSCLNQQSLPGPLVGGNVGNKDLHKWLDERIMNCESSDMDFSRGKLLKMLLSLLRISCQYYGKLRSPFGTDTTQKETDSAEAAVAKLFAFAKKDAVQNGYAPFSQCLQQLPPESQLQATASEVQNLLASGRKMEALQCAQEGHLWGPALVIAAQLGQQFYGDTVKQMALRQLVPGSPLRTLCLLVAGQPAEVFSTGSTGDLSFPGSPQQQAQFGSSSMLDNWEENLGVITANRTTDDELVITHLGDCMWKERGEIIAAHICYLIADKNFDQYSDSARLCLVGGDHWKYPRTYASPEAIQRTELYEYSKTLGNSQFILLPFQPYKVIYAHMLAEVGKLSAAQKYCQAVLKCLKTGRSPEADTWKQCVSSLEERIRIHQQGGYTANLAPTKLVGRLLNLFDSTANRVVGGMPPPAPHSTTGSLQAKEYHQQQQEATKLPYSQSVNTMSSLMPPASMESLHESGGTGRRTAVHTRSVSEPDFGRTPIQDLADSPKEKVEGVTKLKSSGSVAGSRFSRFGFGMLKDTVGRVLQARSSSKEAKLGAENQFYYDDKLKRWVEKGVEPPAEEAALPPPPKLGTYKNNSLGYENKSDMNQPSGNWSSGGPTPAENSSGIPPVSQSSNQFSARGRMGVRARYVDTFNQGRGNSQTMFHSSSMPSPKPPIPAKAKFFIPATPASSSNGHATEPAASETRQEENSGDEVAASSGAPPQMTMQRFPSMNNIQMNGLGISANGDHHPPPASRRTASWSGNFNTSFTSPTSPSTFKPVLLNGSSIVEELQEVEL